TTGAGCATTTCGATGCACGCCGTCGCGATCAGCTTCGGCAGCCCCTGCCCTTCGTATTCGACAGGGTGCTGCACGCCTTGCCAACCACCCGCGGAGAACTGGCGAAACGCATCGGCGAAACCGGGCGTCGCCGTGACCTTACCGTCCTTCCAGCTACTCGGATTGCGGTCGCCTTCAACGTTCAGCGGCGCCAGCACCTCACCGCACAGCTTCGCGGATTCTTCGAGCACGGCCTGTGCCGTTTCGAGACCCGCCTCCTCGAAGCCGGGCAGTTTCGCAATTTCGTCGATGCCGCTCAGTTCTTCGAGCACGAACAGCATGTCTTTGACGGGGGCGATGTAAGTCATGGTGATTCTTCCAATCAGGCATTCAGTGGATCAGTGCCACGACGCCCGAAACAGGAGAGACCGAGCGGTGACAGTACGTGTCGATCGTACCGGCATATCCCGCGCGCTGACTGTCCAAACCGGCCCGGGTACTGACAAATCTGGCCACTTCGATTGGGGGGATGCCCGTCCCACCTGGGTTTACCCAGCCTGAACAGGCCGCCGATAGGTTCCGGGCGTGCTGCCCGTCCAGTGACGGAACGCGCGATGAAACGCGCTCGGATCGTCGAATCCGATATCGCCCGCGATCATGGCGATCGCGTCCTGCGTGTCGGTCAGACGCTGGATCGCGATATCGCGACGCAGTTCGTCCTTGAGCAGTTGAAACGTCGTTTCTTCCGACGATAACCGTCTGCACAACGTGCGCACCGAGCAATTCAGATTCTTCGCGGCCTCGTCGATGGTCGGCAGATCGGGCAATTCGCCAGCAAGATACTGCCGCACGCGATGGCTCACGCGTTGCTCGCTGAACGATTCGAAGATCCACTCGCCCGGCGAACGGGCGAGAAATTTGCGCAGGTTGCGCTTGCTCTGGCGGATCGGCATATCGAGAAACGCGGCGCTGAAGCGCATCAGCGTGGCGTCACAGCCGAAGCGCACCGGCCCGGAAAAGAAATAGCGGTGATCGAATGCATGCGGCGGCTGCGGACACGCGAAATCGACCTGCAGGAGCGGGATTTTCTGTCCGATCAGCCATGAAGCGACGCCATGCGCGAGCTTGAGCATCAGTTCCTGGCCCAGCGGCCCGATGCCGCCAAACGCCGCGTTCGGACGCAGTTCGACCTGCGCCATCAGATGGTCACGACGCGACTCGAAACGGAAGTCGTCGAGCACGATATGAAAGAACTGGCAGAAGCGATGTAGTGCTGTGTCCAGATTCGACGCATCGAGCAGGCTCAGGCAAAGAAATTTCAGTGTGCCGCTGCGTAGCGGCCGGCTGAAAATGCCGGGCATTTCGTCGTCGAGTTCGATGGCGAGCGTGCGATAGAGCGTCGAGAACTGCTCTTCCGTCACGCGCGCGCCCGATGCGCTACGCAGTTCGGGCGTGATGCCGGCCTGCGCGAGATAGCGCTGCACGACATCGGGTTGCGCGCCGGCGGCGGCAAGAAACCCGTTGACGAGCGAGATGGGGACGGTGGCGCTGGGCGCTTGCATTGTTATGGTCGGGTGCAAAGGGCCGCGCTAACCCTGCCTCATCAATTCCAGCGCATACGAGTATCTGTCGGCGGGAAACACGCTGACCGTCGCTTCGAACACGAGTCCGCGCGAATCCAGATAGCGCCGCACGATTTCCAGCGCGTGAGAATCGGGCTTCACGCCAAGCGGTTCGGCGAGATTGTCAGGCACGCCGATCGCCCTGATTTCCTGCCGCACGTTGTGCACCGAGCGCCCGAAGCGCCGCTCCACCATGTCGCAGATCAACCCCGTGCTGTTGCGCAATTCGCGTTTGATGCCGGCGCCCAGTGCGGCCTCGAGATAAACATCCGTCCAGCACAGCGGCGCATCCGGTTTCGACGGATCGACGCGCAGCATTTCGACGCGCAGCAGCCGCGTGCCCGCATCGACACCGAGCTTGCCGGCAAGCGACGGACTCGCCGACAGTTCCGTGACGGAGCGCACATGCCGCTCCGTCACGACCGCAAACTGCACGAGGTCTTCGACACTCGACATATTGTGCGAAAACGCCGCCTTCGGTTTCGCTGACTCGACACGAATGCCCGCACGCTTGCGGCGCGAAATCAGCCCGAGTTCCTGAACGCGCTCCAGCGCCGAGCGAACAGTCGCACGGCTGACGCCGTACTGTTCCGACAGGTCGACTTCACTCGGAAGTGACGATCCAACCTCGAACTTTCCTGCGCCGATTGCCTGGATCAGTTCCTCGGCCAGTTCCGCGTATCGGGGTTTCATGCGTGTGCTCTTTCGCCTCAGCCATGCCGTTTCGGGCCACGGCGCGATTGTAACGCGAGCCTTATGCGTTGGCGCCCCGCGCCGGGCTCGGGCGTCGGCGGATGCGCGGCATCCGTTGTAACCCTGGGTTGACGCTCCCAAGGACGAGGCATATTGTCCGTACTTATTGAATATGTACGGACAATATAGGGCGCGCGATCCGGCGCGGCTCGCCGTCCAGACGGAGACACGAATGGCCCAGCACAGCGAAGTTGCAGGAAGCCCGACCATGGAGCACAGCGCGCCAGCCAAACGCCGGCCGCCCATTTATCTGAGGCTCGGTTTTCAGATCGTGGCGGGCATCGTGCTGGGGCTGGCGCTCGGCTTCATCGCGCCGAAGCTTGCCGTCGATATGAAGATCCTCGGCGATATCTTCTTGCGGCTGATCAAGATGGTCGTTGCGCCGCTGGTGTTCCTGAACGTCGTGCTCGGCATCGCCGCGGCCGGCGATCTGAAGAACGTCGGCCGCATCGGGTTGCGCGCGCTGATCTACTTCGAAGTCGTGTCGACCATCGCGCTTGCGATCACGATGGTCATCGCGAACTTCTCAGGCGTCGGCACGGGCATGCATCTGACGCAAAACGCCGATGCCGCCGCGGCAGCGCACGCGCAATACGGCAAAGGCGGCTTCACGTCGTTCGAGCATTTCATCCTGACGATCTTCCCCGACAACTTCGTCGGCGCGTTCGCGAACGGTTCACTGCTTCAGGTACTCGTCATTTCGATCGGTCTCGGCGCAGCGTTGCTGATGCTCAACAACGAGCAGCGTGCGAGCGTCGAAGGCGCGCTGAACCGGATGTCCGATCTCTTCTTCAAGTTCGTCGACGTGATCATGAAGTTTGCGCCGCTCGGCGCGTTTGGATCGATTGCATTCGCTATCGGCAGCAGCGGCATGAATGCCGTTCTCTCGCTCGGTTATCTGTTGCTGGTGCTGTATCTGTCGCTTGCGTTCTTTGTCGTGGTCGTACTCGGCATCGTGCTGCGGCTCTATGGCTTCAATGTCTTCAGATTTCTCCGCTATTTCAAGGACGAAATCTTTCTGCTGTTCGCGACGGCTTCGTCGGAAAGCGCGCTGCCGCGCTTCTTCGAAAAGCTCGAACGCCTTGGCTGCTCGCGTCAAACCACAGGGCTCGTGCTGCCGACAGGCTACGCATTCAACCTCGACGGCACCTCGGTTTATATGCCTTTGTGCGTGATGTTTCTGGCGAACGCGTACGGCATTCCTCTCGATCTGCATCAGCAGCTTGGGCTGCTTGTCCTGATGTTGCTCACATCGAAAGGCGCAGCGACGGTTTCGGGCGGCACGTTCATCGTATTCGCCGCCACCGTGACGGCATCGGGCCTCTTGCCCATCGAAGGCTTGCCGCTTCTGTTCGGCATCAATCGCTTCACGTCGCAGGCCGTCTGTATCTGCAACGCGATGGGCAACAGCGTCGCCACGCTCGTCATCGCGAAGTCGACGGGCGAATTCGATCCGGATGCGGCGCGCGAAGAATACCGCCGCGTGTTCGGGACGACCGTCGGCAAAGTCATCTGAATTCTTGTATCAGCGGAGAAAAGCAATGCGTATTACGGCTATCAGGGAAGTGTCGGTTCTACTCGAAGGCAACGTCGCGAATGCGTACGTCAATTTTTCGGAGCACACGGTGTCGCTCGTCGCGCTGCAAACCGATGTGATCCGCAACGGCAAACCCGTCACGGGCTTTGCATTCGATTCGATCGGTCGATACGCACAGAGCGGCATTCTGCGCGACCGCATGATGCCGCGCCTCGAAGCCGCTGCGCCCGAATCGCTGCTGGATAAATCGGGCGAGTTCTTCGATGCGGCCAAAGTGCTGCAGACCATCATGCGCAACGAAAAGCCGGGCGGTCATGGCGACCGCGCGGCGGCGGCAGCGGCCATCGAGCTTGCCGTGTGGGATCTGAACGCGAAGCTCGCCGACGAGCCTGCACACGTGACGATTGCCCGCCATTTCAAGCGCAAAGGCAATCGCGAAGGCGTGACCGTGTATGCAGCGGGCGGCTACTACTATCCGGGCGACAGCATCAAACGCTTGCAGGACGAAATGCGTAGCTATCAGGAGATGGGCTACGAAACGTTCAAGATGAAAATCGGCGGCGCCTCACTTGAGGACGATGTTGCGCGTATCGAAGCGGCCCTCGAAGTTGTCGGCGATGGACAACGGCTGGCCGTCGATGCAAACGGGCGTTTCGATCTGCAGACTGCGCTCGACTACGCAAAAGCCATCACGCCTTACGCGCTGCGCTGGTACGAAGAGATCGGCGATCCGCTCGATTACGACCTCAACCGGCAAGTCGCCGAAGCGTATTCAGGCCGCATTGCGACGGGCGAAAACCTGTTCTCGGTGCAGGACGTCAACAACCTGACGCTGTTCGGCGGCATGCGTCCCGGCCTCGATATCTTCCAGATGGACACGGGCCTTTGCTATGGCCTCACAGAATTCGCCAGGATGATCGACGTGATGGAGCAGCGCGGCTTCAACCGCAATCAGCTGCATCCGCATGGCGGACATCTGATCAACATGCACGTTGCAGCAGGACTCGAACTCGGCGGCTGCGAGGCTTATCCCGGCGTGTTCCAGCCGTTCGGCGGCTATCCGGATCGCTGCGGCGTCGGCGGCGGCCGCGTGCGTCCGACGGATGCGCCGGGCTTCGGGCTCGAAGAGAAGGACGGACTGCGTCCCTGGCTTGCACAGCTTGCCGGCTGATATCGCGCGCGCATCGTATTCGACCCACTTCTCTTGCAAGACCAGGACCGTCATGAACAGCCGTAACGTTCCCTTTTCCAGTACCGTCGTCGATTCGATCCTGTTTCGCGACGCGTTTGGCACCGCAAAAATGCGCGCGATCTTTTCGGATCACGCGCTGATTCAGCGCTATATCGATGTCGAAGTCGCGCTAGCGAAAGCCGAAGCACACGTCGGCGTGATTCCCGCCGATGCCGCCGAAACCATCGCACGCGAATCGCAGATCGATCGCGTCGACTTCGATCATATGCGCGAGGAGACGGATATCGTCGGCTATCCGATCCTGCCGCTCGTGCGTCAGCTCGTCGCTATGTGCGGCGATGCAGGGCGCTACGTGCATTGGGGCGCGACGACGCAGGACATCATGGATACGGCCGTCGCACTTCAGGTGCGCGACGCGCTCGATTCGATCGATGCCGACATCCGCGAATTGCGCGGCATTCTCGTCGATCTCGCGAAGAAGCATCGCGATACACCGATGGCAGGCCGCACGCATTTGCAGCAAGCCTTGCCCGTTACGTTCGGTTATAAGGCGGCGATCTGGCTCGCGATGTTCGACCGTCATCAGCAGCGCCTTAGCGAATTGCGCCAGCGCGTGGCCGTCGTCGAGTTCGCGGGTGCAGCGGGCACGCTCGCGTCGCTCGGCGACAAGGGCTTCGACGTGCAGCGTGCGCTCGCCGCCGAGCTGCGACTCGGCGTGCCCGCGACGACATGGCACGTCGCGCGTGACGGATTCGCGGAAGCCGTCAATCTGCTCGCGCTCGTCACCGGCTCGCTCGGCAAGATTGCGACCGACATCATGATCATGGCGTCGAACGAATTCGGCGAAGTGTACGAACCGTTCGTCAAAGGACGCGGCGCGAGCAGCACGATGCCGCAAAAGCGCAATCCGATTTCGAGCGAACTCATGCTCGCCGCAGCCAAAGCGGTGCGCCAGCAAGCAGGGTTGATGATCGACGCGATGATCCAGGACTTCGAGCGCGCGACGGGACCGTGGCACGCCGAATGGATCGCGATACCCGAGAGTTTCATTCTGACGTCGGGCGCGCTGCATCAGGCGAAGTTCGCGCTCGGCGGACTGATCGTCGATACAGAACGGATGAAACACAACCTCGGCATCAGCAAGGGACTCATCGTTGCCGAAGCCGTGATGATGCAGATGGCGCCATATACAGGACGTCAGCAGGCGCACGACATCGTGTACGATGCGTGCCGGACGGTCAACGAACACGGCGGCACGCTCGCCGAAGCGCTCGCCGCACTGCCCGAGGTGACGAAGCACTTCGATCGCGCGGCAATCGACCGTATGACCGATCCCGCCAACTACCTTGGACTTGCGCCGCAGATGGTGGATCGCGCGGTCGCATTGTCGAGCGAGATCTGAAAGCTCGGGCGTGCCGTCCGACGCCCAGGCTTCATTCACCGCCAGATCGCAGATTGCGGTCCGTCACATACCTCAATACTCGCGACAATATTTCGTAAGGACTCTGACGCCGAGCCTTCACACGTCGATGCTTTAATCAGTTCGCTTGTCTCGACTCAATGCCGCGTAGCCGGCCGAATCGTCAGCGACATCCATGACGTGATGCGTTCGATTGCCCCATGCCAGGGCAACGCGGTGATTCCCGCAATACGAATCCCCCCACAGGAGCCGTATATGAAATGGCGTCAGATAGCACTCAGTTCAATCGCAATGGCCGCATTCGCGTCATCCGTCGCATGGAGCGCGGGAGACGAAGACGGGCATGACAAGAACAATCACCACGACGAAGTCCACACCGCTACGCCAATCAAACATCTGGTCGTGATCTATGGCGAGAACATTTCGTTCGACCACTACTTCGCGACCTACCCGCATGCAACCAATCCGCGCGGCGAGCCGTCATTCAGGGCTTCGCCGGGCACGCCCGACGTCAACGGGCTCTCGGGAGCGCTGCTGAACAACAATCCGAATGCGACCAATACGGCGAACGGCGCGGCGGCGTCGAACCCGTTCCGACTCGACCGTACGCAGGCCGCGACCGCCGACCAGAATCACGCGTACACGGCAGAGCAGCAAGCCTATGACAATGGCGCAGCCGATCTCTTCCCGAAGTACACGGGTAAAGGGTCGACGGGCGGCGCGGGCGCGTTCGGCACGGCTGGCCAGGTGATGGGCTATTTCGACGGCAACACAGTCACGGCGCTGTGGAACTACGCGCAGCGGTTCGCGATGAGCGACAACGCGTACACGTCGACATACGGACCGTCGACGCCGGGCGCACTCGAAGTCGTCTCGGGACAGACGAACGGCATGAAGGTTGTGCTGACGACGAAGCAACCTTCGGTGGCGGGTTCGTATTACGTCAACGACGGCCAGGGCGGATTCACGATGATCAACGACGTCGATCCCGCCAACGACCTGTGTTCGAGCGCGACCGACACGGCCTTGATGACCGGCAAGAACATCGGCGATCTGCTGAATGCCCGCAATATTTCGTGGGGCGGCTTCATGGGCGGATTCAACCTGGCGACGAAGAATAGCAACGGCACGACGGGGTGTCAGCGCAGCACGCTATCGAACGTCGTGAACTCGGCCACCGCCGACTACATCCCGCATCACAACTGGTTCCAGTATTACGCGTCCACATCGAATCCGAAGCATCTGCGCCCGAGCTCGATCGCCGCGATCGGACACAGCACGCAACGCGATGGCCGCACGCCGGATCCCGCCAACCATCAGTACGATACCGACGACTTTTTCAACGCAGTCAAGGCAGGCAATTTCCCGGCAGTGAACTTTCTTAAAGCGCCCGCTTATCAGGACGGCCATGCCGGCTATTCGGACCCGCTCGACGAGCAGGCCTTTGTGACGAAGGTGCTCAACTTCCTGCAGCAGCAGAAGGAATGGGAATCGACCGCCGTGATCGTCGCCTGGGATGACTCCGATGGCTGGTACGACCATGCGTACACGATGCCGACGAGCGCATCGTACGACTCCGTTGCCGACCAGCTGAACGGCTCGGGCATCTGCGGAACGGGCGCGGCAATGGACGGCGTGAGCGGTAAGCCCGTGAACGGCCGTTGCGGTCCCGGCACGCGCACGCCGTTTATCGTGATTTCGCCGTGGGCAAAGGAAAATTTCGTCGACCATACGCTGATCGATCAGTCGTCGGTGGTGCGCTTTATCGAAGACAACTGGCTCGACGGGCGACGTATCGGCGGCGGCTCGTTCGACGCCAAAGCAGGCAGCATCATGGGCATGTTCGACTTCAATCGCCGGGGCGAGAGCCGCTATCCGCGCAAGCTGTTCCTCAATCCGGAGACGGGCGTGTCGGTTGAAACGCCGCCGAGATCGTGATGCGGCGAGCATAAGGCACACGGCAAGCGCGCTTCTCTCCTGGACCGAAGAAGAAGCCCGCTTGCATCCGTAAGATACGGGTTTATACTTAACCCCGTCTCCTCCGTATCTTCCTGATATGGATTTCGCCCGCCACAGTGCGGGCTTTTTCATGGATGGCGCAACCGCAGATCATCCGCGGTTACGGCCATTCTTTGGTATTACTCGGTCCCGTTTGCCCAACCGGCAATGTCAACTTCTGATTCCATCGCAGCAAAACATTCGTGGTGGGGCGTGATGGCGCTTGCGCTGTCAGCCTTCATCTTCAACACCACGGAGTTCGTTCCCGTCGCATTGCTCAGTTCGATCGGCGACAGTCTCGGCATGCAGCCGACCGATGTCGGCGTGATGCTGACCATCTATGCCTGGGCCGTCGCACTCGTATCGCTGCCATTGACGATCCTCACGCGTCATATCGAGCGTCGCAAACTGCTCACGTGGGTGCTGCTGCTTTTCGTCGGTTGCCATATCGTGACGGGCATCGCATGGAATTTCTCCGTGCTCGTCATCGGACGATTGGGCATTGCCTGCGCGCACGCGATCTTCTGGTCGATATCCGTCTCGCTGGTCGTCAGACTCGCGCCTCCCGACAAGAAGAGCCGCGCGCTCGGACTGCTTGCAACGGGGACGTCGCTGGCGATGGTGGCGGGCATCCCGATCGGACGGATGATCGGAGAAGCGTTGGGCTGGCGCATGACGTTCCAGGTGATTGCCGTCGCGGCCGTTGCCGTCCTTCTGTTGCTGCGCGCCACGCTGCCGCAGCTTCCAAGCGAACAGGCCGGCTCGCTGCGCAGTCTGCCCGTTCTGCTCAGAAATCCGACGCTGATGTGCCTCTATCTCGTCACGCTGCTGGTGGTCTCGGCGCATTTCACCGCGTACACCTACGTCGAACCGTTTATCCAGCACGTCAATCACGCGAGCAACAGCCGCATCACCTTCATCCTGACGTTGTTCGGCGCGGCCGGGATTCCCGCCGCTCTCTGCTTCAACCGGCTCTATCCGGATCAACCTGACCGCTTCATGCAAGGCGCCGTGATCACGATCGCTGCATGTCTGCTGATACTTTTCCCGTGCTCGTTGAGCATCGTGACGTTGTCCGTGCATTCCTTCGTATGGGGAGGCGCGATTATCTGCTTCGGCCTCGGCATGCAGGCGTGGGTATTACGACTCGCGCCCAATGCAACCGATCTCGCCGTTTCGATATTTTCCGGGCTGTACAACGTGGCGATCGGTGCGGGTGCGCTGTTCGGCAATCATGTTGCCAGGGACTATGGGATAGCGTGGATCGGAACGTTCGGCGGGATGATCGCCGGTTTGGGTGCTGCGGCGTGCTGGTTTGCGTTTCGTGCGCGTACATCGCGAGAGGCTTAGTCCCAGGCAACGACGACGCTTCATGCCGATTCGGGAGTCCGGTCCACAACCGGACTCCCTACCGGACTCCCTACCGGCCTTAGCCGCGGAACAGATGCGAAGCGTGTGTCACGGCGCCGCCTGCGCGGATGGCCGCAGCCACGAGCGCAGCTTCGGACAGTTGCGCTTCATCGGCGCCCGCATCGCGCGCCGCTTTTGTGTGCAGTTCGATGCAGTACGGGCACTGCGTCGTCAACGCGACCGCGACGGCAATCAGCTGCTTCTGCTGTACGCTCAATGCGCCTTCCGCAAAGACCGCTTTGTCAAATGCC
This genomic interval from Paraburkholderia sabiae contains the following:
- a CDS encoding AraC family transcriptional regulator, which produces MQAPSATVPISLVNGFLAAAGAQPDVVQRYLAQAGITPELRSASGARVTEEQFSTLYRTLAIELDDEMPGIFSRPLRSGTLKFLCLSLLDASNLDTALHRFCQFFHIVLDDFRFESRRDHLMAQVELRPNAAFGGIGPLGQELMLKLAHGVASWLIGQKIPLLQVDFACPQPPHAFDHRYFFSGPVRFGCDATLMRFSAAFLDMPIRQSKRNLRKFLARSPGEWIFESFSEQRVSHRVRQYLAGELPDLPTIDEAAKNLNCSVRTLCRRLSSEETTFQLLKDELRRDIAIQRLTDTQDAIAMIAGDIGFDDPSAFHRAFRHWTGSTPGTYRRPVQAG
- a CDS encoding GntR family transcriptional regulator, with the protein product MKPRYAELAEELIQAIGAGKFEVGSSLPSEVDLSEQYGVSRATVRSALERVQELGLISRRKRAGIRVESAKPKAAFSHNMSSVEDLVQFAVVTERHVRSVTELSASPSLAGKLGVDAGTRLLRVEMLRVDPSKPDAPLCWTDVYLEAALGAGIKRELRNSTGLICDMVERRFGRSVHNVRQEIRAIGVPDNLAEPLGVKPDSHALEIVRRYLDSRGLVFEATVSVFPADRYSYALELMRQG
- a CDS encoding cation:dicarboxylate symporter family transporter, translated to MAQHSEVAGSPTMEHSAPAKRRPPIYLRLGFQIVAGIVLGLALGFIAPKLAVDMKILGDIFLRLIKMVVAPLVFLNVVLGIAAAGDLKNVGRIGLRALIYFEVVSTIALAITMVIANFSGVGTGMHLTQNADAAAAAHAQYGKGGFTSFEHFILTIFPDNFVGAFANGSLLQVLVISIGLGAALLMLNNEQRASVEGALNRMSDLFFKFVDVIMKFAPLGAFGSIAFAIGSSGMNAVLSLGYLLLVLYLSLAFFVVVVLGIVLRLYGFNVFRFLRYFKDEIFLLFATASSESALPRFFEKLERLGCSRQTTGLVLPTGYAFNLDGTSVYMPLCVMFLANAYGIPLDLHQQLGLLVLMLLTSKGAATVSGGTFIVFAATVTASGLLPIEGLPLLFGINRFTSQAVCICNAMGNSVATLVIAKSTGEFDPDAAREEYRRVFGTTVGKVI
- a CDS encoding mandelate racemase/muconate lactonizing enzyme family protein, translated to MRITAIREVSVLLEGNVANAYVNFSEHTVSLVALQTDVIRNGKPVTGFAFDSIGRYAQSGILRDRMMPRLEAAAPESLLDKSGEFFDAAKVLQTIMRNEKPGGHGDRAAAAAAIELAVWDLNAKLADEPAHVTIARHFKRKGNREGVTVYAAGGYYYPGDSIKRLQDEMRSYQEMGYETFKMKIGGASLEDDVARIEAALEVVGDGQRLAVDANGRFDLQTALDYAKAITPYALRWYEEIGDPLDYDLNRQVAEAYSGRIATGENLFSVQDVNNLTLFGGMRPGLDIFQMDTGLCYGLTEFARMIDVMEQRGFNRNQLHPHGGHLINMHVAAGLELGGCEAYPGVFQPFGGYPDRCGVGGGRVRPTDAPGFGLEEKDGLRPWLAQLAG
- the pcaB gene encoding 3-carboxy-cis,cis-muconate cycloisomerase; amino-acid sequence: MNSRNVPFSSTVVDSILFRDAFGTAKMRAIFSDHALIQRYIDVEVALAKAEAHVGVIPADAAETIARESQIDRVDFDHMREETDIVGYPILPLVRQLVAMCGDAGRYVHWGATTQDIMDTAVALQVRDALDSIDADIRELRGILVDLAKKHRDTPMAGRTHLQQALPVTFGYKAAIWLAMFDRHQQRLSELRQRVAVVEFAGAAGTLASLGDKGFDVQRALAAELRLGVPATTWHVARDGFAEAVNLLALVTGSLGKIATDIMIMASNEFGEVYEPFVKGRGASSTMPQKRNPISSELMLAAAKAVRQQAGLMIDAMIQDFERATGPWHAEWIAIPESFILTSGALHQAKFALGGLIVDTERMKHNLGISKGLIVAEAVMMQMAPYTGRQQAHDIVYDACRTVNEHGGTLAEALAALPEVTKHFDRAAIDRMTDPANYLGLAPQMVDRAVALSSEI
- a CDS encoding phospholipase C, which gives rise to MKWRQIALSSIAMAAFASSVAWSAGDEDGHDKNNHHDEVHTATPIKHLVVIYGENISFDHYFATYPHATNPRGEPSFRASPGTPDVNGLSGALLNNNPNATNTANGAAASNPFRLDRTQAATADQNHAYTAEQQAYDNGAADLFPKYTGKGSTGGAGAFGTAGQVMGYFDGNTVTALWNYAQRFAMSDNAYTSTYGPSTPGALEVVSGQTNGMKVVLTTKQPSVAGSYYVNDGQGGFTMINDVDPANDLCSSATDTALMTGKNIGDLLNARNISWGGFMGGFNLATKNSNGTTGCQRSTLSNVVNSATADYIPHHNWFQYYASTSNPKHLRPSSIAAIGHSTQRDGRTPDPANHQYDTDDFFNAVKAGNFPAVNFLKAPAYQDGHAGYSDPLDEQAFVTKVLNFLQQQKEWESTAVIVAWDDSDGWYDHAYTMPTSASYDSVADQLNGSGICGTGAAMDGVSGKPVNGRCGPGTRTPFIVISPWAKENFVDHTLIDQSSVVRFIEDNWLDGRRIGGGSFDAKAGSIMGMFDFNRRGESRYPRKLFLNPETGVSVETPPRS
- a CDS encoding sugar transporter: MSTSDSIAAKHSWWGVMALALSAFIFNTTEFVPVALLSSIGDSLGMQPTDVGVMLTIYAWAVALVSLPLTILTRHIERRKLLTWVLLLFVGCHIVTGIAWNFSVLVIGRLGIACAHAIFWSISVSLVVRLAPPDKKSRALGLLATGTSLAMVAGIPIGRMIGEALGWRMTFQVIAVAAVAVLLLLRATLPQLPSEQAGSLRSLPVLLRNPTLMCLYLVTLLVVSAHFTAYTYVEPFIQHVNHASNSRITFILTLFGAAGIPAALCFNRLYPDQPDRFMQGAVITIAACLLILFPCSLSIVTLSVHSFVWGGAIICFGLGMQAWVLRLAPNATDLAVSIFSGLYNVAIGAGALFGNHVARDYGIAWIGTFGGMIAGLGAAACWFAFRARTSREA
- a CDS encoding carboxymuconolactone decarboxylase family protein is translated as MFDMKHLSRLKKLDENAPEAMKTFWAFDKAVFAEGALSVQQKQLIAVAVALTTQCPYCIELHTKAARDAGADEAQLSEAALVAAAIRAGGAVTHASHLFRG